The Plasmodium gaboni strain SY75 chromosome 3, whole genome shotgun sequence genome includes the window tgataattattaaaaaaataataaataataaataaataattattttatatatttatacataaaaattagaactaatcaaatttttttaatttaatattatatattttaagaGACAATTTTGCattcatatgtatatacatatataatatatatatatatatatatatatataaataatattgtaatacaaattttatatattaaatatattatataatctATACAACATCACATAACATACATATgcattaatattttatttgataacattgttaatatataatgagattaatatctttaatatatattctatttattattttaaaaaataaacactaacatattatataatatatatataatattaaatattattagcatttattttgttatatttttatgtaataatctaaaaaaaaaaaagaaaaaaaaaaaaatgtatatgtgtaaatacaaaaaaaataacatattgttaaaatatataatatttctttccataatatattttaattatataattatatatatatatatattaaaaattatatgttatatttctttattttttttcttataattgttttaaaaaaaaaattaatatacatatagTTCTTAAAATATCCCTTTGCGTActattaaatatttattcaaagaattatataatataaaaattattattgtacataaaaattatacacatccatattttttttcttttttttttttttcaaaatgatatattCATTGAAGTTTTTACAAGTGGATcttgaatatatttattttatttattatatatattaaactatcttataatttaaataaagaattgtgtataaaaaaaaaaaaaaaaaaaaaaaaaaaccttaaaaatatcaataacattttaatttaattttttcgtaagatatataattgaTATAAACCATGTAATTAAAATGTTTAATTAGcagataaaaaaaataaaaatatcatatatatatatatatatattttataatgttaaaaaacataaatattaatcGTTTTTGTAAACGtaaaaattgaaaaatatataaaaaaaaaagaaaaaaaaaacttatttttttactaaaaaaataagataaacttaataaaaaaaatttattaaaaatatagtGCACGTTCTAATGTTACaataacataaataatctatattttcttgaatttaaaattgtaattaaaaataaagttccttttttttttttttttttttttttttttttttggtatattttctaatatatatcatatatattagcGTATCCATGATTTTCAGATGATTTTTCATAAGACTGTAATAAACGTAAAAGAcatttgtatataaatgcttttatttttgaatgTATTCGTTTTAATTCAAAATTCGTGAAAGATGATGATTCATTATAAATACGTGCGTTTTGTCTagaattaaaattaaaatcTTCATAATCTAATTTTAGCATTTTTACAAGGAATTCTTTCTCTTCTTTACTAAgatcatatattttttcccTACTTGAACATAAGCTACttaaaatgttttttaaacgcatataattttcatcatCAACATGTATTCTAGAAGAAGATTCACAATTTCTTCTATGAGTACTTAAGTTAAATTCATTTTCATAAGATCGTGATGAATGTGATGATGTTGAATATTTCGGTTGTTTAAATGttgaatttttatattccGACGGATCAAAAACTGGTGGATCAAATTCGGATTCATCAAAAGGTTCAGGTTTAAATTCTGATGGATCAAGATGTGGTAAATCATATTCtgataaattaaaatgaGGTATTTCATAATCTGATGTATTAACAGGTGGTGATTCAAAAGTGGGTATTTGAAATTCTGGTGATTCAAAAGTGGGTGTTTGAAATTCTGGTGATTCAATATTGGATGTTTGAAACGTTTCCGGTGTAAACATGGGTTGCGAATGTGGGAACGACGAATTTGACGATGGAGTATATCctatatcatttttaaatttttcatttacAAATTCTTTATCTTGTTGcatatgttttttttgtctctcattatttaatctatcattatatgaataaacattattattaggGTCTTTTATATCAATAGGAATATCATATTCTTCTACTACTATATTAgaatttgtatatattcCTTTACAATTAACTGGAAATTTATCTGATTGGAAATAATATTCcattttttcatttctaTTACATGGTGAGTCATTATTTAACATATCATAATCATCCCTTATATTATCTGATTCatcatttatttcttcAACTACCCTAATATATGGTGTTTCAACATTAACTTGATCTACAAAATCATTATATTCactattataattattccATCCTGATTCAAATCCATCATATGTATTTTGATTATCCCATTCTGGTGAAAACATATATTGAGGTGGtgtattcatattattattatattcatcataAAATTCATCTCTTACAAAATTTATTCcttcatcatcatttatattatttttctgTGATTCATCAAATCCAGTTCTATAATTGTTATTTAATCCATTCATGTTTTCATCCATAAAAGGAGGAACAAAATTTTCTTCACTTGATggataaaaataattatttctatCATCATATTCTGAATTGTATGTATCATATTCAGAATTGTATATACCATATTGTGACT containing:
- a CDS encoding exported protein (hyp1) → MINKNYNISKNGIRQIGIRANRTICFTSKHINIIGKCQKKYIKHFLIFNKVLLLFILVCIYQYSIDEITFNGSRSTKQDEEKASLRFNRLLAQSFVFNSRLDGSYNYPNVENERMYMPHYMNNNFFKSQAYNESEKRDNLRSKIYNEQNNFPKEGYSREYDSKYNSQEFGTSRKKNNGRNSFNYQSNNENNKHSFYMNEDMYNKNYFDQRENIDELNKKMHDDWSNFLIEDYSHEFESNNFNSPHYDTYKSQYDTYKSQYDTYKSQYGIYNSEYDTYNSEYDDRNNYFYPSSEENFVPPFMDENMNGLNNNYRTGFDESQKNNINDDEGINFVRDEFYDEYNNNMNTPPQYMFSPEWDNQNTYDGFESGWNNYNSEYNDFVDQVNVETPYIRVVEEINDESDNIRDDYDMLNNDSPCNRNEKMEYYFQSDKFPVNCKGIYTNSNIVVEEYDIPIDIKDPNNNVYSYNDRLNNERQKKHMQQDKEFVNEKFKNDIGYTPSSNSSFPHSQPMFTPETFQTSNIESPEFQTPTFESPEFQIPTFESPPVNTSDYEIPHFNLSEYDLPHLDPSEFKPEPFDESEFDPPVFDPSEYKNSTFKQPKYSTSSHSSRSYENEFNLSTHRRNCESSSRIHVDDENYMRLKNILSSLCSSREKIYDLSKEEKEFLVKMLKLDYEDFNFNSRQNARIYNESSSFTNFELKRIHSKIKAFIYKCLLRLLQSYEKSSENHGYANIYDIY